The Monodelphis domestica isolate mMonDom1 chromosome 7, mMonDom1.pri, whole genome shotgun sequence genome window below encodes:
- the LOC100028243 gene encoding histone H1.10 gives MSVELEEALPLTPAEEAPGTPEKKPASKKVKAGSSSLSPSKKKKNNKKKNQPGKYSQLVVETIRKLGERNGSSLAKIYNEAKKVPWFDQQNGRTYLKYSIKALVQNDTLLQVKGTGANGSFKLNKKKLEGGGGAGDKKGSGSTSHHKTKKAAASASSAAASARRGDKKPAKAKKSEKRSHKKGAGAGGGGGKKDKGKAKKAAKKASSAGGKKVKKSAKPSVPKVPKGRK, from the coding sequence ATGTCCGTAGAGCTGGAAGAGGCGCTGCCCCTGACCCCGGCCGAAGAGGCCCCCGGCACCCCGGAGAAGAAGCCGGCCAGTAAGAAGGTCAAGGCCGGCTCTTCATCGCTGTCACcttccaagaagaaaaagaacaacaaaaagaagaacCAGCCAGGCAAGTATAGCCAGCTGGTGGTGGAGACGATCCGCAAGCTGGGAGAGCGCAACGGCTCTTCCCTGGCTAAGATCTACAACGAGGCCAAGAAGGTGCCCTGGTTCGACCAGCAGAACGGGCGCACCTACCTCAAGTACTCCATCAAGGCCCTGGTGCAGAACGACACGCTGCTGCAGGTGAAGGGCACGGGCGCCAACGGCTCCTTCAAGCTCAACAAGAAGAAGCTGGAGGGCGGCGGCGGCGCAGGAGACAAGAAGGGCTCGGGCTCGACTTCTCACCATAAGACCAAGAAGGCGGCGGCCTCGGCATCCTCGGCGGCGGCCTCGGCGCGGCGCGGCGACAAGAAACCGGCCAAGGCCAAGAAGTCCGAGAAGCGCTCCCACAAGAAGGGAGCCGGCGCTGGCGGAGGAGGCGGAAAGAAGGACAAAGGAAAGGCCAAGAAAGCAGCTAAGAAGGCATCCTCGGCCGGGGGCAAGAAGGTGAAGAAGTCGGCCAAGCCCAGCGTGCCCAAGGTGCCCAAGGGCAGGAAGTGA
- the RAB7A gene encoding ras-related protein Rab-7a: MTSRKKVLLKVIILGDSGVGKTSLMNQYVNKKFSNQYKATIGADFLTKEVMVDDRLVTMQIWDTAGQERFQSLGVAFYRGADCCVLVFDVTAPNTFKTLDSWRDEFLIQASPRDPENFPFVVLGNKIDLENRQVATKRAQAWCYSKNNIPYFETSAKEAINVEQAFQTIARNALKQETEVELYNEFPEPIKLDKNDRAKASAESCSC; the protein is encoded by the exons ATGACCTCTAGGAAGAAAGTTTTGCTGAAAGTTATCATCCTAGGAGATTCTGG GGTGGGTAAGACCTCACTCATGAACCAGTATGTGAACAAGAAATTCAGTAATCAGTACAAAGCAACAATAGGAGCAGACTTTCTGACGAAGGAAGTGATGGTGGATGACAGACTAGTGACAATGCAG ATCTGGGACACAGCAGGGCAAGAACGATTTCAATCTCTCGGCGTGGCCTTCTACAGAGGAGCAGACTGCTGCGTCCTGGTCTTTGATGTGACTGCCCCTAACACATTCAAAACTCTTGACAGCTGGAGAGATGAATTTCTCATCCAAGCCAGTCCCAGGGATCCTGAAAACTTCCCCTTTGTTGTATTGGGAAACAAgattgacctagaaaacagacaA GTTGCCACAAAACGAGCACAGGCCTGGTGCTACAGCAAAAATAACATCCCATACTTTGAGACCAGTGCCAAGGAAGCCATCAATGTGGAGCAGGCTTTCCAAACCATTGCACGAAATGCACTTAAACAG GAGACAGAGGTGGAGCTGTACAATGAATTCCCAGAGCCCATCAAGCTGGACAAGAACGACCGAGCAAAAGCCTCTGCCGAAAGCTGCAGCTGCTGA